The Xiphophorus hellerii strain 12219 chromosome 5, Xiphophorus_hellerii-4.1, whole genome shotgun sequence genome window below encodes:
- the txndc11 gene encoding thioredoxin domain-containing protein 11: MLRRVRQSLRQVLLLMARRPDILCGAIVLSVLLVLAVKFTCSRAKDVVAAARPPVRFFSVDAPVVDLYLGQLDQVERLRSMAEVSFIFFYAPWCAHSLAARQEVTQVAKNLAEQVQFVAVNCWWSRGKCRRQKRFYHYPIIHLFYRRFGPIEYRGPFVAPYIESFTLRVITPLTYLPTRAHLENFLSQHESGVVGFFQFNSSPQPPGYVTYLSSALETLRRDIHGVVRFGVVTSKHVAEAVSLREDETVYLHRRFNSSLIFPRKKLNFTSEAVCKWVFEHYETVVQWLLPPGTKSRLLEGELTKGPALLLFMPHDPLQSEPSAILQQFADIAVRYHSCERSSADDRLPFYTSLCCRSVPVPESRTSACEVCLRLSGPSLPVSSARCLFPSASREGDRFGTYLNRCCLHQPPSPISMISATSEGCSHYVSSYSPFTQFSACCKTLEPQLNESQAKEEPGLPPPPSVPPSSAPIQEEEENDGITGLHCRTNRTLRFYVLDIGLNWPLAERLGASSQKNSPVHKGASTEGDGKRDWSFVAIVNLKYEVHYVLQHNPDATLTESLETFIRNFSSPHSHLQRHLVGEDDREEGGGGANPPEEQQQQQQQRRLVTELTTSSFVSSIMDHQKDVLLFYYTQWCGFCSVLNHVLIQLARLLQGNHTITVARVNVARNDLPWEFMVDHVPSILLFPRHRKHLSVKYPADLPITLPNLLRFILQHSDSLRQANGSSAAAPGSGAVLHAEFLALQHEVQALHHARQRLSQQLAQLWRENRQLKFDIRGIEQSLERQMQEKSRRLAEALKRLQELADASETLLNENVLLKVLLRALRDRTEADEQAEADREEAGQEDGRRAS, encoded by the exons CCGCGCTAAGGATGTGGTGGCGGCGGCACGGCCTCCGGTCCGGTTCTTCTCTGTCGATGCCCCGGTAGTGGACCTCTACTTGGGTCAGCTAGACCAG GTGGAACGTCTCAGGAGCATGGCCGAggtgtcttttattttcttctatgCTCCCTGGTGTGCTCACTCCTTGGCTGCTCGACAGGAAGTGACACAGGTTGCTAAGAATCTGGCCGAACAG GTGCAGTTTGTGGCCGTTAACTGCTGGTGGAGTCGAGGGAAATGCAGGAGGCAGAAACGTTTCTATCACTACCCCATCATCCATCTGTTCTACAGAAG GTTTGGGCCAATCGAGTACAGAGGACCGTTTGTGGCTCCATATATTGAAAGTTTTACCCTCAGAGTCATCACACCACTGACTTACCTCCCGACCAGAGCGCATCTCGAAAACTTCCTGTCCCAGCATGAG TCTGGTGTGGTGGGTTTCTTCCAGTTCAATTCCTCTCCACAGCCTCCAGGGTACGTCACCTACCTGTCCTCTGCCCTGGAGACCCTAAGGAGAG ATATCCACGGCGTTGTGCGGTTTGGAGTTGTGACGAGCAAACACGTGGCAGAGGCCGTCTCACTCAGAGAGGATGAAACGGTTTACCTGCACAGAAGATTCAACTCTTCTTTG ATTTTTCCAAGAAAGAAGCTAAACTTTACATCGGAGGCCGTCTGCAAGTGGGTGTTTGAGCACTACGAGACGGTCGTCCAGTGGCTGCTGCCTCCGGGGACGAAGTCCCGCCTGCTGGAGGGCGAGTTGACGAAAGGCCCTGCACTGCTTCTGTTTATGCCACATGACCCCCTGCAGTCTGAGCCAAGTGCCATACTACAGCAG TTTGCAGACATTGCTGTACGTTATCACTCCTGCGAGCGCTCCAGCGCAGACGACCGTCTGCCCTTCTACACCTCGCTGTGCTGCCGGTCCGTTCCCGTTCCGGAGTCCAGAACCAGCGCATGCGAGGTCTGCCTCAGGCTGTCCGGGCCGAGCCTCCCCGTCTCCTCGGCCCGCTGCTTGTTTCCCTCCGCTTCGCGAGAAGGAGACCGATTCGGGACTTATCTGAACCGCTGCTGCCTTCACCAGCCACCCTCTCCCATATCCATGATAAGTGCGACCTCGGAGGGCTGCAGCCACTACGTGAGCAGCTACAGTCCCTTTACTCAGTTCAGTGCCTGCTGTAAAACATTAGAACCTCAGCTTAATGAATCACAAGCCAAAGAAGAGCCGggacttcctcctcctccgtccGTCCCTCCATCCTCTGCTCCCAtccaagaggaggaggagaacgaCGGCATCACAGGGCTGCATTGTCGGACTAACAGGACTCTCAGGTTCTACGTGCTGGACATTGGCCTCAACTGGCCTCTGGCCGAGCGACTCGGAGCGTCTAGCCAAAAAAACTCTCCTGTTCACAAAGGGGCTTCCACAGAAGGCGACGGCAAACGGGACTGGTCGTTTGTGGCCATCGTCAACCTGAAATACGAGGTTCATTATGTTCTTCAGCACAACCCAGACGCCACGCTGACAGAGTCTCTAG AGACGTTCATCAGGAACTTCAGCTCACCGCACAGCCATCTACAGAGACATTTGGTCGGAGAGGATGACAGGGAGGAGGGTGGAGGCGGAGCCAATCCTCCGgaggaacagcagcagcagcagcagcagcgccgcCTCGTCACCGAGTTGACCACTTCCTCCTTCGTGTCTTCCATCATGGACCatcaaaag GACGTGCTGCTGTTCTACTACACTCAGTGGTGCGGCTTCTGCTCCGTTCTCAACCACGTCCTCATCCAGCTGGCCCGACTGCTGCAGGGGAACCACACCATCACCGTGGCCAG GGTGAATGTGGCTCGTAACGACCTTCCCTGGGAGTTCATGGTGGATCACGTCCCTTCCATCCTGCTGTTCCCCAGACACAG GAAGCACCTCAGTGTGAAATATCCCGCCGACCTTCCCATCACCTTGCCAAACCTCCTCCGCTTCATCCTGCAGCACTCCGACTCTCTGCGTCAGGCCAACGGGTCGTCCGCCGCGGCGCCGGGATCCGGCGCCGTCCTCCACGCGGAGTTCCTGGCCCTCCAGCACGAAGTCCAGGCCCTGCACCACGCCCGCCAGCGGCTCTCGCAGCAGCTGGCGCAGCTGTGGCGCGAGAACCGCCAGCTGAAGTTCGACATCCGCGGCATCGAGCAGAGCCTGGAGAGGCAGATGCAGGAGAAGAGCCGGCGGCTGGCCGAGGCGCTGAAGCGTCTGCAGGAGCTGGCGGACGCCTCGGAGACCCTGCTGAACGAGAACGTGCTGCTCAAAGTCCTGCTGAGGGCGCTGAGGGACAGGACGGAGGCCGACGAGCAGGCCGAGGCGGACCGAGAGGAGGCGGGACAGGAAGACGGCCGCCGAGCTTCCTGA